From one Peromyscus maniculatus bairdii isolate BWxNUB_F1_BW_parent chromosome 17, HU_Pman_BW_mat_3.1, whole genome shotgun sequence genomic stretch:
- the LOC102916471 gene encoding disintegrin and metalloproteinase domain-containing protein 24-like, with product MSEALVQVRISLLQIWWKVLFFPSVWPLSWCAEFKSLPEVVIPLRVAVSSRDMSLAGWKSYRLHFGGQRHIISVKPKNFLVSRHLSVFTYSDQGVLFEDRPFVQNDCYYLGFVEGDPESMVALTTCFGGLQGTLQINDTAYEIKPKSASSTFEHLVYKIDNDKAQLPSMRCGLPDEERAGQVRLQKDDDSSVTQIVYGDWWTHRLNIELALVIDHKQFLYRKSNASLVIQDVFMIMSGLNFFLFPADINVDLLGLEIWNNKNPIPVKDIYTLLPAFCKWKRENLDSYIPHDIAHLLVNYNFSNYFGIAYVGTICNKTFGCGIESLLGENFFTFGHIVAHEIGHNLGMPHDGIFCTCGTEPCVMSATMEGSRKFSNCSYAVLWENTAKTSCMHNKPNSSAIFPFKFCGNRVVDQGEECDCGSPEECKYSLCCLPDCSLKAEADCATGLCCSNLCQILPSGTLCRIPENECDLPEWCNGTSHECPEDVFMQDGSSCTNGGYCYEKRCNSHDEHCRRVFGKDARKASDSCYQELNTYGDRFGNCGIMDNVYVKCNSSDILCGRVQCNEVKKLPFWRSHYTAHWTHFNGVSCWSIDYHFGMTIPDLGDIKDGTSCGPEHVCINRKCVSKSLWRSDCSPETCNKNGVCNNKHHCHCDPGWSPPHCLVNGTGGSIDSGSPGNETNEREDDKDTDKDKDKDKDKDKDKEKEKDKEKERVKKSQKNNLISWLFPISFVVFLSLLFLWLFSGTPPSPEDKETTEPSLEEEETSTSTSTTSTNTE from the coding sequence ATGAGTGAGGCTCTAGTACAGGTGAGGATCAGTCTCTTGCAGATATGGTGGAAGGTgttgttctttccttctgtatggcCCCTGAGCTGGTGTGCTGAATTCAAAAGTCTTCCAGAAGTAGTGATACCCTTGAGGGTAGCTGTTTCTAGTAGAGACATGAGTCTTGCAGGCTGGAAGTCCTATAGACTGCactttggaggccagagacacATTATCTCCGTGAAGCCCAAGAATTTTTTGGTATCCAGACATCTCTCTGTCTTCACCTACAGTGACCAAGGAGTCCTCTTTGAGGACCGACCTTTTGTCCAGAATGACTGTTACTACCTTGGTTTTGTGGAAGGGGACCCAGAATCCATGGTTGCTCTTACCACCTGTTTTGGGGGCTTGCAAGGAACATTACAGATAAATGATACAGCTTATGAAATTAAACCCAAGAGCGCTTCTTCCACATTTGAACATCTGGTTTATAAGATAGACAATGACAAAGCTCAATTACCTTCCATGAGATGTGGATTACCAGATGAAGAAAGAGCAGGGCAAGTGAGACTTCAAAAGGATGATGACTCTTCTGTAACACAAATTGTCTATGGGGATTGGTGGACTCACAGACTGAATATTGAACTGGCATTGGTTATAGACCATAAACAATTCCTTTATCGAAAAAGTAATGCTTCTCTTGTGATACAAGATGTATTCATGATTATGAGTGGACTAAATTTCTTCTTATTTCCAGCTGATATTAATGTGGATTTACTAGGACTGGAAATCTGGAATAATAAAAACCCCATACCAGTGAAAGATATATATACTCTCTTGCCAGCATTTTGTAAGTGGAAGAGAGAAAACCTTGATTCTTACATACCACATGACATTGCACATCTCCTTGTGAATTATAATTTTAGTAACTATTTTGGCATAGCCTATGTTGGAACAATATGTAATAAGACATTTGGTTGTGGTATTGAGAGTCTCTTGGGAGAGAATTTCTTCACCTTTGGACATATCGTGGCACATGAGATAGGTCATAATTTGGGCATGCCCCATGATGGGATATTTTGTACATGTGGCACGGAACCATGTGTGATGTCTGCTACAATGGAAGGATCCAGAAAATTCAGCAACTGTAGCTACGCTGTGCTGTGGGAAAACACAGCCAAAACAAGCTGTATGCACAATAAGCCCAACTCTTCGGCTATCTTCCCATTTAAGTTCTGTGGGAACAGGGTGGTTGATCAAGGCGAGGAGTGTGATTGTGGATCCCCTGAAGAGTGTAAATATAGTCTCTGTTGTCTGCCTGACTGTTCTCTCAAGGCTGAAGCTGACTGTGCCACTGGGCTATGCTGCAGCAACCTATGCCAAATCCTGCCATCTGGCACTCTGTGTAGAATTCCGGAGAATGAATGTGACCTTCCAGAATGGTGTAATGGAACTTCACATGAGTGCCCTGAAGATGTTTTTatgcaggatgggagctcttgcaCTAATGGTGGCTACTGCTATGAAAAAAGATGTAACAGCCATGACGAACACTGCCGGAGAGTTTTTGGCAAGGATGCCAGGAAAGCATCTGATAGTTGCTACCAGGAACTCAATACTTATGGTGATCGTTTTGGTAACTGTGGAATCATGGACAATGTATATGTGAAATGCAATAGTTCAGATATCCTCTGTGGAAGAGTTCAGTGTAACGAAGTGAAAAAGCTTCCCTTTTGGAGGAGTCACTATACTGCACACTGGACTCATTTCAATGGAGTCAGCTGCTGGAGTATTGACTACCACTTTGGGATGACCATCCCTGACCTGGGGGACATAAAAGACGGcacaagctgtggtccagagcaTGTGTGCATCAACAGAAAGTGCGTCAGTAAGTCACTTTGGAGAAGCGATTGTTCACCAGAGACCTGCAACAAAAACGGAGTCTGCAATAATAAACATCACTGCCATTGTGACCCTGGCTGGAGCCCACCACACTGCCTGGTCAATGGAACTGGAGGGAGTATTGACAGTGGTTCACCTGGAAACGAAACTAATGAGAGAGAGGATGACAAGGACACGGACAAGGACAAGGACAAGGACAAGGACAAGGACAAggacaaggagaaggagaaggacaaggagaaggagagggtgaagaaatcacagaaaaataaCTTAATAAGTTGgttatttcctatttcttttgtggtttttctttcccttttatttctttggcttttttcgGGCACTCCACCATCACCTGAGGACAAAGAGACGACGGAACCATCACTCGAGGAAGAAGAGACTAGCACTTCAACTTCAACCACTTCAACTAATACAGAATAG